From Streptomyces asiaticus, one genomic window encodes:
- a CDS encoding XdhC family protein translates to MRDVVAQMHRWWGEGEPFARATVVATWHSSPLPPGTSMLVGPDGAAIGSVSGGCVEGAVYELAQEVTDSGRPVLERYGVSDDDAFAVGLTCGGIIDVYVERIDPTGFPELGEVAEAVAAGEPVAEVICVAVDGPDPEGRLGRRLVVRPDGTSGSLGSGRLDGAVAEDARGLLAGGRTETLRFGYDGVRMDEELTLFVSVHATPPRMLVFGAVDFAAAMARIGAYLGYHVTVCDARPVFATPRRFPEAHEVVTDWPHRYLRAEAEAGRIDERTVVCVLTHDPKFDVPLLDVALRLPLAYVGAMGSRRTHDDRLRRLRATGLGEEALAKLASPIGLDLGARTPEETAVSIAAEIIADRWGGSGTRLTSLSGSIHSQEPMRSAAGG, encoded by the coding sequence ATGCGGGACGTCGTAGCGCAGATGCACCGATGGTGGGGCGAGGGCGAGCCGTTCGCCCGGGCCACGGTGGTGGCGACCTGGCATTCCTCTCCGCTGCCGCCCGGGACGTCCATGCTGGTCGGACCCGATGGCGCGGCGATCGGCAGCGTCTCCGGCGGCTGTGTCGAGGGCGCCGTCTATGAACTGGCCCAGGAGGTGACCGACAGCGGCAGGCCCGTGCTGGAGCGCTATGGCGTCAGCGACGACGACGCCTTCGCGGTCGGGCTGACCTGCGGCGGAATCATCGATGTCTATGTGGAGCGGATCGACCCCACGGGCTTCCCCGAACTGGGCGAGGTGGCCGAGGCGGTGGCCGCCGGGGAGCCGGTGGCCGAGGTGATCTGCGTGGCCGTCGACGGGCCCGACCCGGAGGGACGGCTGGGCCGCCGGCTGGTCGTACGGCCCGACGGCACCTCCGGATCCCTCGGCTCCGGACGGCTGGACGGGGCCGTCGCCGAGGACGCGCGCGGACTGCTGGCGGGCGGGCGCACCGAGACCCTGCGCTTCGGCTACGACGGCGTCCGCATGGACGAGGAACTCACCCTGTTCGTCTCGGTCCACGCCACCCCGCCGCGGATGCTGGTCTTCGGCGCCGTGGACTTCGCGGCGGCCATGGCCCGGATCGGCGCCTACCTCGGCTACCACGTCACCGTGTGCGACGCACGGCCCGTCTTCGCCACCCCGCGCCGCTTCCCCGAGGCACACGAGGTGGTGACCGACTGGCCGCACCGCTATCTGCGCGCCGAGGCGGAGGCGGGCCGGATCGACGAACGCACGGTGGTCTGTGTGCTCACCCACGACCCCAAGTTCGACGTGCCGCTGCTGGACGTCGCCCTGCGCCTGCCGCTGGCCTACGTGGGCGCCATGGGCTCGCGCCGCACCCACGACGACCGGCTCCGCCGGCTGCGCGCCACCGGTCTCGGCGAGGAGGCGCTGGCCAAGCTCGCCTCGCCGATCGGCCTGGACCTCGGCGCCCGTACCCCGGAGGAGACCGCCGTCAGCATCGCGGCCGAGATCATCGCCGACCGCTGGGGCGGCAGCGGCACCCGGCTGACCTCCCTCAGCGGCAGCATCCACAGTCAGGAGCCGATGCGGTCCGCGGCCGGAGGCTGA
- a CDS encoding (2Fe-2S)-binding protein, with translation MSLSHHSPSSDITLRINGTSHSLTIDNRTTLLDVLRERLGLTGTKKGCDHGQCGACTVLVDGERVNSCLMFAVTAEEREIVSIEGVAALSDGGELHPVQRAFLDHDGLQCGYCTPGQICSAIGALGEAGRGWPSHVTEDTATGVADVSALDAREVRERMSGNLCRCGAYNGIVEAVLEAAGARGAQDTATVGGAR, from the coding sequence ATGAGCCTCTCACATCACTCACCGAGTAGCGACATCACCTTGCGGATCAACGGCACGTCCCATTCCCTGACGATCGACAACCGGACGACCCTGCTCGATGTGCTGCGCGAGCGGCTGGGGCTCACCGGCACCAAGAAGGGCTGTGACCACGGTCAGTGCGGGGCCTGCACGGTGCTGGTGGACGGTGAGCGGGTGAACAGCTGCCTGATGTTCGCGGTGACCGCCGAGGAGCGCGAGATCGTCTCCATCGAGGGCGTGGCGGCGCTGTCGGACGGCGGGGAGCTGCACCCGGTGCAGCGCGCCTTCCTCGACCACGACGGGCTCCAGTGCGGCTATTGCACCCCGGGCCAGATCTGCTCCGCCATCGGGGCGCTGGGCGAGGCCGGGCGCGGCTGGCCCAGCCATGTCACCGAGGACACCGCCACCGGGGTGGCCGATGTCTCCGCGCTGGACGCGCGGGAGGTGCGCGAGCGGATGAGCGGCAACCTGTGCCGCTGCGGCGCGTACAACGGGATCGTCGAGGCCGTGCTGGAGGCCGCGGGCGCCCGAGGCGCCCAGGACACGGCCACCGTCGGGGGTGCCCGATGA
- a CDS encoding acyltransferase family protein yields MSTLSTAIASTTAPRAVNGTPAKGAPSRNRMSQEIQGLRGIAALLTVVFHVWQQYFVYDRNGAHSPVPNRYANALVSLEVIDLFFVLSAYLLTLSYARAAIEGGSTRPGRVFLFRRAIRIVPLYFLAVTFIWATRNPTLPGEWSDLLHHLTFTQVFDQEQIFYTIGPTWSLSLEIMFYVALVGLGPLAVRACRPLRRRASRVAVCAVGCALLYIGPFIWIAVARYGLEIPHTEWPVYFGPQARFGGFAAGMGLAVAMVALGDRGRLDAKVAIPLRAAVLVGLYLLSYSGTEAEDFPTTFYHPLSALLWTLLLYSTIHVRRQGRWHAWLTARWLTGVGLASYSLFVWHEPIMLGLYNAGLLPPDGQEGFPLALVIVLVVAVAAAAVSYWAIEYPASLLGKLKDGKGRSRDFYPEAAR; encoded by the coding sequence ATGAGCACGCTGTCCACGGCCATCGCGTCCACCACCGCCCCCCGGGCGGTCAACGGCACGCCCGCCAAGGGCGCGCCCTCGCGGAACCGGATGAGCCAGGAGATCCAGGGCCTACGGGGAATCGCGGCGCTCCTCACCGTCGTCTTCCACGTCTGGCAGCAGTACTTCGTCTACGACCGAAACGGCGCCCACTCACCGGTGCCCAACCGGTACGCGAACGCGCTGGTGTCGCTGGAGGTCATCGACCTCTTCTTCGTGCTGTCCGCGTATCTGCTGACGCTGTCCTACGCACGGGCGGCGATCGAGGGGGGCTCGACCCGGCCCGGCCGGGTGTTCCTCTTCCGGCGGGCCATCCGGATCGTCCCGCTGTACTTCCTGGCGGTGACGTTCATCTGGGCCACCCGCAATCCCACCCTGCCCGGCGAGTGGTCCGATCTGCTGCACCATCTCACCTTCACCCAGGTCTTCGACCAGGAGCAGATCTTCTACACCATCGGCCCGACCTGGTCGTTGTCGCTGGAAATCATGTTCTATGTGGCGTTGGTGGGGCTCGGCCCGCTGGCCGTCCGCGCCTGCCGTCCGCTGCGCCGGAGGGCCTCCCGGGTGGCGGTGTGCGCCGTGGGCTGTGCGCTGCTGTACATCGGGCCGTTCATCTGGATCGCGGTCGCCCGCTACGGGCTGGAGATCCCGCACACCGAATGGCCGGTGTACTTCGGACCGCAGGCCCGCTTCGGAGGGTTCGCGGCGGGCATGGGCCTCGCCGTGGCGATGGTCGCCCTCGGCGACCGCGGCCGGCTGGACGCGAAGGTGGCGATCCCGCTGCGGGCGGCCGTCCTCGTAGGGCTGTACCTGCTGTCCTACTCCGGTACGGAGGCCGAGGACTTCCCGACCACCTTCTACCATCCGCTGTCCGCCCTGCTGTGGACGCTGCTGCTGTACAGCACCATCCATGTGCGGCGGCAGGGGCGGTGGCACGCATGGCTCACGGCCCGCTGGCTCACCGGTGTCGGCCTCGCCAGTTACAGCCTCTTTGTCTGGCATGAGCCGATCATGCTGGGCCTGTACAACGCGGGGCTGCTGCCGCCCGACGGCCAGGAGGGCTTCCCGCTGGCCCTGGTCATCGTGCTGGTGGTGGCCGTGGCCGCCGCCGCGGTGAGCTACTGGGCCATCGAGTACCCGGCGAGCCTGCTCGGGAAGCTCAAGGACGGCAAGGGCCGTTCGCGCGACTTCTATCCGGAGGCCGCGCGCTAG
- a CDS encoding FAD binding domain-containing protein: protein MKEFAYARAGDAAEAAALIAQRPDATYLGGGTNLVDLMKLGVTDPGLLIDVSRLPYDRIEHRADGSVLIGATVRNGALAGDPGIRERFPLLSQALLAGASGQLRTVATVGGNLLQRTRCGYFQDVTKPCNKREPGTGCPAIQGAHRDLAVLGTSDHCVASHPSDMAVALVALDAVAHVRSVDGGSRAVPVAELYLPPGDTPHRETVLDHGDLITAVELPPPPHGARMRYRKVRDRWSYAFALVSVATAVSVAEDGSLRDVRIALGGVAPRPWRARIAEERLHGARPDEETLREAAQAELAEARPLPDNAFKVDLATDLIVAGVRDLVARRDRA from the coding sequence ATGAAGGAGTTCGCCTACGCCCGCGCGGGCGACGCCGCCGAGGCGGCCGCGCTGATCGCCCAGCGCCCCGATGCCACCTATCTCGGCGGCGGCACCAATCTGGTGGACCTGATGAAGCTCGGCGTCACCGACCCGGGTCTGCTCATCGACGTCTCCCGGCTGCCGTACGACCGGATCGAGCACCGCGCGGACGGCTCCGTGCTCATCGGCGCCACCGTGCGCAACGGCGCGCTGGCGGGCGATCCGGGCATCCGTGAGCGCTTCCCGCTGCTGTCCCAGGCGCTGCTGGCGGGGGCCTCCGGGCAGCTGCGCACGGTCGCCACGGTGGGCGGCAATCTGCTCCAGCGCACCCGCTGCGGGTACTTCCAGGACGTGACCAAGCCGTGCAACAAGCGCGAGCCGGGCACCGGGTGCCCGGCGATCCAGGGCGCGCACCGCGATCTGGCCGTGCTGGGCACCTCCGACCACTGCGTGGCCTCCCACCCCTCCGACATGGCGGTGGCGCTGGTGGCGCTCGACGCGGTGGCGCACGTGCGGTCGGTGGACGGCGGCTCGCGCGCCGTTCCGGTGGCGGAGTTGTATCTGCCGCCCGGCGACACACCGCACCGGGAGACCGTCCTGGACCACGGCGACCTCATCACCGCCGTGGAGCTGCCCCCGCCGCCGCACGGTGCCCGGATGCGCTACCGCAAGGTGCGCGACCGCTGGTCGTACGCCTTCGCGCTGGTGAGCGTCGCCACCGCGGTGTCCGTGGCCGAGGACGGCTCGCTGCGGGACGTGCGGATCGCGCTCGGCGGAGTGGCGCCGCGGCCGTGGCGCGCCCGGATCGCCGAGGAGCGGCTGCACGGCGCCCGGCCGGACGAGGAGACGCTGCGCGAGGCGGCGCAAGCCGAGCTGGCCGAGGCTCGGCCACTTCCCGACAACGCCTTCAAGGTCGACCTGGCCACTGATCTGATCGTCGCGGGCGTCCGCGACCTCGTCGCGAGGAGGGATCGCGCATGA
- a CDS encoding TetR/AcrR family transcriptional regulator yields MAPTPKGRATYHHGDLAAALVQTTLEIIDEVGVRGFSVAEAARRTCVSPGAPYRHFADRDALLAAAALEVSRRLRAIYLDTVADVESAQERLATVAGTFVRTAARYRGGLDILFAPGLRATHPELRDSSREFVDLLLPSAFEVVAPGDAAVTAVALLDALHALARGYVAQLLEGKFGDPDDVVEEVAIRATRAARALVAGYGVPSGPFGEEGRDR; encoded by the coding sequence ATGGCACCCACCCCGAAGGGACGCGCCACCTACCACCACGGCGACCTGGCCGCCGCGCTGGTGCAGACGACCCTGGAGATCATCGACGAGGTCGGAGTGCGCGGCTTCTCCGTGGCGGAGGCCGCGCGCCGCACCTGTGTGAGCCCGGGCGCGCCGTACCGCCACTTCGCCGACCGTGACGCGCTGCTCGCGGCCGCCGCCCTGGAGGTCTCGCGGCGGCTGCGGGCCATCTACCTGGACACGGTGGCCGACGTCGAGTCCGCCCAGGAGCGGCTGGCGACGGTGGCGGGCACCTTCGTGCGCACGGCGGCCCGCTACCGCGGCGGGCTGGACATCCTCTTCGCGCCGGGGCTGCGGGCCACCCATCCGGAGCTACGGGACAGCAGCAGGGAGTTCGTGGATCTGCTGCTGCCCAGCGCCTTCGAGGTGGTCGCCCCGGGCGATGCCGCGGTGACGGCGGTGGCGTTGCTCGACGCCCTGCACGCGCTCGCCCGCGGCTATGTCGCCCAATTGCTGGAAGGGAAGTTCGGCGATCCGGATGACGTGGTCGAGGAGGTCGCCATCCGGGCGACCCGGGCCGCGAGGGCGCTGGTGGCGGGCTACGGCGTGCCGTCCGGGCCGTTCGGCGAGGAGGGCCGGGACCGCTGA
- a CDS encoding glycosyltransferase, whose amino-acid sequence MPAARGDVAGQSGHVLAVGEPGPRLDRLTRTLVSTGHEVTHAEPGDVSRQMRHSPPDAIVALDDADDGLDLIREVRAVPAGRALPLLMVTSDPGPTGVADMLRGGADDCVAETSDPVELSARIEAKLRRVPVPVENLLLDPRTGLYSQPHFLGELDRELKRVDDSRTGGVVAMVGVAEIAALEARLGPRVRREVAERLAGVAEKLGGVCDRLGWDDEGHLLMLMPGVDEDTARRELQNFANAVAGTRFVVADENVRLTPAIGWTPLADCPDRAQAVANARNAVEESIRHRDLRPVKYAAWMRGTHRRGRRTLATALRTLLSALSPVLVLLFGVGIPFVFYQQMYELGWDVGSAAYWVVVSGLVLSAALIVLECLFSLDAKPRPERPAQPYPPASAVIAAYLPNEAATIVDTIESFLRLDYPNELEIVLAYNTPHPMPVEETLREMARRDPRLVLMPVAGSTSKAQNVNAAVTRVRGEFVGIFDADHHPVPDAFQHAWHWLSGGYDVVQGHCVIRNGESSWVSKLVGVEFEAIYAVSHPGRTRLYTFGVFGGSNGFWRTDLLARTRMHGTMLTEDIDSTMRALHEGARIATDRTLISRELAPTTLKALWNQRSRWAQGWLQVSLKYLWRGLRSPAFTARQKAGLLVLLGWREIQPWLTLQILPVLLYSAWRAGGVDHLDWAVPVCLLATLFTLSAGLVQALFAWRLAAPELRRRRAWFWRYLLVSTVFYSHFKNIVARQSLLKEVLRDRQWRVTPRPGDKAVKRT is encoded by the coding sequence GTGCCCGCCGCTCGCGGCGACGTGGCGGGACAGAGCGGGCATGTGCTGGCGGTTGGCGAACCGGGCCCCAGGCTCGACCGGCTGACCCGGACACTCGTCTCCACCGGGCATGAGGTGACCCATGCGGAGCCCGGCGACGTCAGCCGACAGATGCGGCACTCCCCGCCGGACGCGATCGTCGCCCTGGACGACGCCGACGACGGACTGGACCTGATACGCGAGGTCCGCGCCGTCCCCGCGGGACGGGCGCTCCCCCTGCTGATGGTCACCTCCGACCCCGGCCCCACCGGCGTCGCCGACATGCTGCGCGGCGGCGCCGACGACTGCGTGGCGGAGACCTCCGACCCCGTCGAGCTCTCCGCCCGGATCGAGGCCAAGCTGCGCCGGGTCCCGGTCCCCGTCGAGAACCTGCTGCTCGACCCGCGCACCGGCCTGTACTCCCAGCCCCACTTCCTGGGCGAGCTCGACCGGGAGCTCAAGCGGGTCGACGACAGCCGCACCGGTGGCGTCGTCGCCATGGTGGGCGTGGCCGAGATCGCCGCCCTCGAGGCCCGGCTGGGGCCGCGGGTGCGCCGGGAGGTGGCCGAACGTCTCGCGGGCGTGGCCGAGAAGCTGGGCGGCGTCTGCGACCGGCTCGGCTGGGACGACGAGGGCCATCTGCTGATGCTGATGCCCGGTGTGGACGAGGACACCGCGCGCCGCGAACTCCAGAACTTCGCCAACGCCGTGGCCGGGACCCGCTTCGTGGTGGCCGATGAGAACGTGCGGCTGACCCCGGCGATCGGCTGGACCCCGCTGGCCGACTGCCCGGACCGCGCCCAGGCCGTCGCCAACGCCCGGAACGCGGTCGAGGAGTCGATCCGCCACCGGGATCTGCGGCCGGTCAAGTACGCGGCGTGGATGCGCGGCACCCACCGGCGCGGCCGCCGTACCCTCGCCACCGCGCTCCGCACCCTGCTGTCGGCGCTCTCGCCCGTCCTGGTGCTGCTCTTCGGGGTGGGCATCCCGTTCGTCTTCTACCAGCAGATGTACGAACTGGGCTGGGACGTGGGCTCGGCCGCGTACTGGGTCGTGGTGTCCGGTCTGGTGCTCTCGGCCGCGCTGATCGTGCTGGAGTGCCTCTTCTCGCTGGACGCCAAACCCCGGCCGGAACGGCCCGCGCAGCCGTATCCACCGGCCAGCGCCGTCATCGCCGCGTATCTGCCCAATGAGGCCGCGACCATCGTCGACACCATCGAGTCCTTCCTGCGCCTGGACTACCCCAACGAGCTGGAGATCGTGCTCGCGTACAACACGCCGCACCCCATGCCCGTGGAGGAGACCCTGCGCGAGATGGCCCGCCGCGACCCGCGGCTGGTGCTGATGCCGGTGGCGGGCAGCACCTCCAAGGCGCAGAACGTCAACGCCGCGGTCACCCGGGTGCGCGGTGAGTTCGTCGGCATCTTCGACGCGGACCACCACCCGGTGCCCGACGCCTTCCAGCACGCCTGGCACTGGCTGTCAGGCGGCTACGACGTGGTCCAGGGCCACTGCGTGATCCGCAACGGCGAGAGCTCCTGGGTCTCCAAGCTGGTGGGCGTGGAGTTCGAGGCCATCTACGCCGTCAGCCACCCCGGCCGTACCCGGCTCTACACCTTCGGCGTCTTCGGCGGCTCCAACGGCTTCTGGCGCACCGATCTGCTCGCCAGGACCCGGATGCACGGCACGATGCTCACCGAGGACATCGACTCCACGATGCGCGCCCTGCACGAGGGCGCCCGGATCGCCACCGACCGCACGCTCATCTCGCGCGAACTGGCGCCCACCACCCTCAAGGCGCTGTGGAACCAGCGGTCGCGCTGGGCCCAGGGCTGGCTCCAGGTGTCGCTGAAGTACCTGTGGCGCGGCTTGCGCTCCCCGGCCTTCACCGCCCGCCAGAAGGCGGGGCTGCTGGTGCTGCTGGGGTGGCGGGAGATCCAGCCGTGGCTGACCCTCCAGATCCTGCCCGTACTGCTGTACTCGGCGTGGCGGGCCGGGGGAGTGGACCATCTCGACTGGGCGGTGCCGGTCTGCCTGCTGGCCACCCTGTTCACGCTGTCCGCAGGGCTGGTGCAGGCGCTGTTCGCGTGGCGGCTCGCGGCGCCCGAACTGCGCCGCCGCAGGGCGTGGTTCTGGCGGTATCTGCTGGTGTCCACCGTCTTCTACAGCCACTTCAAGAACATCGTGGCCCGTCAGTCGCTCCTCAAGGAGGTGCTGCGGGACCGCCAGTGGCGGGTCACCCCGCGCCCCGGTGACAAGGCGGTGAAGCGGACATGA
- a CDS encoding xanthine dehydrogenase family protein molybdopterin-binding subunit, whose translation MTTVEQSVGAPVTRVDGLDKVTGAARYAYEFPTRDVSYVWPVQATIARGRVTEVDSAPALALPGVLAVLDHTGAPRLNAEAQASADLFVLQSPQVAYHGQIVAAVVATSLEAAREGAAAVRVSYEREPHDVVLRADDERLEIAETVTDGSPGLVERGDADGAWATAPVRVDATYTTPVEHPSPMEPHATIAVWDEDRLTLFNSDQGPYMSAQLMSALFGIELGAVEIVAEYIGGGFGSKGIPRSPTVLAALAARAVERPVKIALTRQQMFQLIPYRSPTIQRVRLGAERDGRLTVIQHESVQQRSTQVPFADQTVSSTRMMYAAPHARTTVKVAPLDVMTPAWFRAPGHTPGMFALESAVDELAGALGMDPVELRIRNEPETDPESGKPFSSRNLVACLREGAARFGWERRDPAPGIRREGRWLLGTGVAASHHPDYTFPSSAVARAEEDGTYRVRIGAADLGTGARTALTQVAADALGIPLSRLRLEIGRASLGMAPFAGGSLGTASWGWAVDKACRALLKELDTYGGVVPDGGLEVVADTAEDLEQRADLSRHTFGAQFAQVRVDGDTGEIRVDRMLGVFAAGRIVNPHTARSQFLGAMTMGLSMALLEIGEVDPVFGDFANHDFAGYHIAAHADVPRLDVVLLEEDDNTTNPVGAKGIGELGIVGAAAAIGNAFHHATGERVRDLPIRIERSRDALRAARAAERRRPGAGEPESRVG comes from the coding sequence ATGACCACCGTCGAACAGAGCGTCGGCGCCCCGGTGACCCGGGTCGACGGCCTGGACAAGGTGACCGGGGCGGCGCGCTACGCCTATGAGTTCCCCACCCGGGACGTGAGTTACGTATGGCCGGTGCAGGCCACCATCGCCCGCGGCCGGGTGACGGAGGTGGACTCCGCCCCCGCGCTGGCCCTGCCCGGTGTGCTGGCGGTGCTCGACCACACGGGCGCCCCGCGGCTGAACGCGGAGGCGCAGGCGAGCGCGGACCTCTTCGTGCTTCAGTCCCCTCAGGTGGCGTACCACGGCCAGATCGTGGCCGCCGTGGTGGCCACCTCGCTGGAGGCGGCGCGCGAGGGCGCGGCGGCGGTCCGGGTGAGCTATGAGCGGGAGCCGCACGATGTGGTACTGCGCGCCGACGACGAGCGGCTGGAGATCGCCGAGACGGTGACCGACGGCAGCCCGGGTCTGGTGGAGCGCGGTGACGCCGATGGCGCCTGGGCCACCGCCCCGGTGCGGGTGGACGCCACGTACACCACTCCGGTGGAGCATCCGAGCCCGATGGAGCCGCATGCCACCATCGCGGTGTGGGACGAGGACCGGCTGACGCTGTTCAACTCCGACCAGGGTCCCTATATGAGCGCGCAGCTGATGTCCGCGCTGTTCGGGATCGAGCTGGGCGCGGTGGAGATCGTGGCCGAGTACATCGGCGGGGGGTTCGGCTCCAAGGGCATTCCGCGCTCGCCGACGGTGCTGGCGGCGCTCGCCGCGCGGGCCGTCGAACGGCCGGTGAAGATCGCCCTGACCCGGCAGCAGATGTTCCAGCTGATCCCCTACCGCTCCCCCACGATCCAGCGGGTGCGGCTGGGCGCCGAGCGCGACGGCCGGCTGACGGTGATCCAGCACGAGTCGGTGCAGCAGCGCTCGACCCAGGTGCCGTTCGCCGACCAGACGGTGTCCTCGACGCGGATGATGTACGCGGCGCCCCACGCCCGTACGACGGTGAAGGTGGCGCCGCTCGATGTGATGACGCCCGCCTGGTTCCGCGCCCCCGGCCACACCCCGGGGATGTTCGCGCTGGAGTCGGCCGTCGACGAGTTGGCCGGGGCGCTGGGCATGGACCCGGTGGAGCTGCGGATCCGCAACGAGCCGGAGACCGACCCGGAGAGCGGCAAGCCGTTCAGCAGCCGCAACCTGGTGGCCTGTCTGCGCGAGGGCGCGGCGCGGTTCGGCTGGGAGCGCCGTGATCCGGCGCCGGGGATCCGGCGTGAGGGGCGCTGGCTGCTGGGCACCGGTGTGGCCGCCTCGCACCACCCGGACTACACCTTCCCCTCCTCCGCGGTGGCGCGCGCCGAGGAGGACGGGACGTACCGGGTGCGCATCGGCGCGGCCGACCTGGGCACGGGCGCCCGTACCGCCCTCACCCAGGTGGCGGCGGACGCGCTCGGCATTCCGCTGTCGCGGCTGCGGCTGGAGATCGGGCGCGCCTCGCTGGGCATGGCGCCGTTCGCGGGCGGTTCGCTCGGCACCGCATCGTGGGGCTGGGCGGTGGACAAGGCGTGCCGTGCGCTGTTGAAGGAGCTGGACACCTACGGGGGTGTGGTCCCGGACGGCGGTCTGGAGGTGGTGGCCGACACCGCCGAGGACCTGGAGCAGCGGGCGGATCTGTCACGGCACACCTTCGGGGCGCAGTTCGCCCAGGTGCGGGTGGACGGCGACACCGGTGAGATCCGGGTGGACCGGATGCTGGGCGTGTTCGCCGCCGGGCGGATCGTCAATCCGCACACCGCGCGCTCCCAGTTCCTCGGGGCCATGACGATGGGTCTGTCGATGGCGCTGCTGGAGATCGGCGAGGTCGATCCGGTCTTCGGCGACTTCGCCAACCATGACTTCGCGGGCTATCACATCGCCGCCCACGCCGACGTTCCGCGACTGGACGTGGTGCTGCTGGAGGAGGACGACAACACCACCAACCCGGTGGGCGCCAAGGGCATCGGCGAACTGGGCATCGTGGGCGCGGCGGCGGCCATCGGAAACGCCTTCCACCATGCCACCGGAGAGCGGGTGCGGGATCTGCCGATCCGCATCGAGCGCTCGCGGGACGCCCTGCGGGCCGCCCGGGCCGCCGAAAGGCGCAGGCCAGGGGCGGGTGAGCCGGAATCGCGGGTCGGGTAG
- a CDS encoding extensin, with protein MGRHSRPTAAQQARTTTLKAATALGVAGTIAFGLHSTVGGDKSVEARSDVNAQQAQAPDDVEPTADHSPSQSHVSPSESSKPKLISDHTDATSGGGGSDRSAGTPRHAAPATPDAAPSKAAPTMAPTAPAQRNDQVPSSPSAPSGTTPSADPTTPSQQPSQPSQTPGQGGHHGKGVVGGLVDGVGDTLDGVLGGVGGVLGG; from the coding sequence ATGGGTCGACACAGCCGACCGACCGCCGCACAGCAGGCGCGTACTACGACGCTCAAGGCGGCCACCGCCCTCGGAGTGGCCGGAACCATAGCCTTCGGCCTCCACTCGACGGTCGGCGGTGACAAGTCCGTCGAGGCCCGGTCCGATGTGAACGCACAGCAGGCGCAGGCGCCGGACGACGTCGAGCCCACCGCGGATCACTCGCCCTCGCAGAGCCATGTCTCGCCCAGCGAGTCCTCGAAGCCGAAGCTGATCTCCGACCACACCGACGCCACCTCCGGCGGCGGCGGTTCGGACCGAAGCGCCGGCACACCGCGGCACGCCGCCCCGGCCACCCCGGACGCGGCCCCCTCCAAGGCCGCGCCCACCATGGCGCCCACCGCCCCCGCGCAGCGGAACGACCAGGTGCCCTCGTCGCCCTCCGCACCGAGCGGGACGACCCCGAGCGCCGACCCGACCACTCCGTCGCAGCAGCCCAGCCAGCCGTCGCAGACCCCCGGTCAGGGCGGCCACCACGGCAAGGGCGTGGTGGGCGGACTGGTGGACGGTGTCGGCGACACCCTGGACGGGGTGCTCGGCGGGGTCGGTGGGGTGCTCGGCGGCTAG
- a CDS encoding lysozyme, giving the protein MGVAVTATVLATLLPATASTTDPGHDAGNGPAPAASVPHPERDWMGSTIARHEKTDPGATPRATRAASVEGVDVSDHQGSVDWAALWDDDVRFAYVKATESTTYKNPSFAAQYNGSFQQGMIRGAYHFALPDRSSGTRQADFFVAGGGDWSDDGRTLPPVLDLEYNPYGATCYGLSAAQIVNWIGDFTARVKERTGRQPVIYTTTGWWQTCTGDSAAFAERNPLWLARYAATPGPLPAGWKAHTLWQYTSSGPLVGDHNRFNGSLAGLKALATG; this is encoded by the coding sequence CTGGGAGTGGCGGTCACCGCCACCGTCCTCGCCACCCTCCTACCGGCCACGGCCTCGACGACCGACCCCGGCCACGACGCCGGCAACGGCCCGGCCCCCGCGGCGTCCGTCCCGCACCCCGAGCGGGACTGGATGGGCTCGACCATCGCCCGTCACGAGAAGACCGACCCCGGCGCCACGCCCCGGGCCACCAGAGCGGCCTCGGTGGAGGGCGTGGACGTCAGCGACCACCAGGGTTCGGTCGACTGGGCGGCCCTGTGGGACGACGACGTCCGATTCGCCTATGTGAAGGCCACCGAGAGCACGACCTACAAGAACCCCTCGTTCGCCGCGCAGTACAACGGCTCCTTCCAGCAGGGCATGATCCGCGGCGCCTACCACTTCGCCCTGCCGGACCGTTCCAGTGGCACCCGTCAGGCGGACTTCTTCGTCGCGGGCGGCGGCGACTGGTCGGACGACGGCAGGACACTGCCGCCCGTCCTGGACCTCGAGTACAACCCGTACGGAGCAACCTGCTACGGCCTGTCCGCCGCCCAGATCGTGAACTGGATCGGCGACTTCACCGCGCGGGTCAAGGAGCGCACCGGGCGCCAGCCGGTGATCTACACGACCACCGGCTGGTGGCAGACGTGCACCGGCGACAGCGCCGCCTTCGCCGAGCGGAACCCGCTGTGGCTGGCGCGGTACGCCGCCACCCCCGGGCCGCTGCCGGCCGGCTGGAAGGCCCACACCCTGTGGCAGTACACCTCCAGCGGGCCGCTGGTGGGTGACCACAACCGGTTCAACGGAAGCCTGGCGGGCCTCAAGGCGCTGGCCACGGGGTGA